The following proteins are co-located in the Apium graveolens cultivar Ventura chromosome 5, ASM990537v1, whole genome shotgun sequence genome:
- the LOC141661277 gene encoding AP2/ERF and B3 domain-containing transcription factor At1g51120-like → MENLLNVTAHMFRKASGSNRLSHNQSCTKRARHDKTIHSSSFKGVVALMNGNWAAHVYAAHVYVNHNWICIGIFKTEEEADMAYESTTAKLLIDSLDKNLLKTENIAQEPNFQKQVCIADSLSCRSVNIFEAQRQQDCTRTRLFEKVLTPSDVGRLSRIVIPKIYASCFPCDSHELAFYDQSMTLWNFRYGVCKGSNSHVLSSGWKDFVQAKDLRSADKVIFFKCMHFETGSVVHSSFAINVEYNANRVQVEEANRGKYVVADGEKSHSKEGVQNFGLEQNHSGNAGTRLEMDIEADHDLNRTDSRKAPENCVMLLGVKIA, encoded by the exons ATGGAGAATCTCTTGAATGTCACAGCACATATGTTCCGCAAAGCTTCAGGTTCGAACAGATTGAGTCATAATCAATCATGTACCAAGCGTGCAAGGCATGATAAAACTATTCATAGCTCGAGTTTTAAGGGAGTCGTTGCTCTAATGAATGGAAACTGGGCAGCACATGTTTAT GCAGCACATGTTTATGTAAATCATAACTGGATTTGCATAGGGATTTTCAAGACAGAGGAGGAAGCTGACATGGCATATGAAAGCACAACCGCCAAACTTTTGATTGATAGCCTCGATAAAAACTTGCTAAAGACAGAAAACATTGCACAAGAACCAAATTTTCAGAAACAAGTCTGCATTGCTGATAGCCTTTCTTGCAGGTCTGTCAATATTTTCGAGGCACAGAGGCAACAAGATTGTACACGTACCCGTCTATTTGAAAAGGTACTTACTCCTAGCGACGTAGGTAGGCTCTCCAGAATTGTGATTCCGAAAATTTATGCTAGTTGCTTCCCATGCGATTCCCATGAGCTAGCTTTCTATGACCAGTCGATGACACTGTGGAATTTTCGCTATGGTGTCTGTAAGGGAAGTAACAGTCATGTCTTATCTAGTGGCTGGAAAGATTTTGTGCAAGCAAAGGATCTGAGATCAGCGGACAAAGTTATTTTCTTCAAGTGTATGCATTTTGAGACAGGGTCAGTTGTTCACAGTTCTTTTGCTATTAATGTGGAATATAATGCTAATAGAGTACAAGTTGAGGAAGCCAACAGGGGAAAATATGTCGTTGCTGATGGCGAAAAATCGCATTCTAAGGAAGGGGTGCAGAACTTTGGTCTTGAACAGAATCACAGTGGAAATGCAGGTACCAGGCTCGAGATGGATATCGAGGCTGACCATGACTTGAACAGAACTGATTCCAGGAAAGCACCTGAGAATTGTGTCATGCTTTTGGGGGTGAAAATTGCTTAA